In Mytilus edulis chromosome 3, xbMytEdul2.2, whole genome shotgun sequence, the genomic window atacatggctgtgtacataatgtatatacaactcgtctaaacatcaacccaacaatgttagatctgtaaatttgctttcgcaaatttttggttcttccctcgccgtatatatatatacattgtaacgATGTTCCTAAAAtcgcattttctatcatgatttccttccAAGAGGATTGCTGCTGATAAGCTTTTAAACTGCAAGTTCCAATTGGTGAAGTTGATATCGTCAATTCGTAAATTTTTATGACGCCTACACGAGATGAAAACGTATATGTTCCAATTAAACTAACTGCAATCCTTTCACTCtcccgacccccccccccccccccttccctcaaatgtgacctaccgaattagactcatcatcgggtttgtactaacatgagtaACTCAATGGGTGCCACATATTGAGAAGGATACTTACCTTTCTTAAGCACATGAGATTACCTCCAGTGTATTTGTGGAGTTCGTTTTTCTCTGTTCTAGGTGTTGATTCAATCAATaatgtgttttatgtactgttgttggtcttttcctttttttagtcatagcgttgtcagtttattttcgacttatgattttgaatgtcccttttggtaACATTTGCCTTCCTTTTAAAACACAAACCACATTAATATCAATGACACAggcttcaaatatatatttttaaaatatgtattgaatTCCGATTTAAAACATCTCTACAGTTTTAGTCGAAATATGATTATAGTAAAAGAACAACATACGTGTTTTTATGGATATATGCAGAAACCCCATCGTTGTTTTTAAGTTTGAATCTAAAATGATACAAATCATACATCAATGGTCTATAAACTATTGCAAAGGTCACATATacatattttaagatatttttgtgGATATGTTGATATATTCTGAGTTTGTATGTTGTAAACATGTTTGCTAAGAATAGAAGTATCGTTTCGAGGAGTCAAGAATATCAGTGGTTTTAATATCAATGTCACACCCTGAATACATTGGGTCGTTGCTTTCGAAACTATCCTAACCTTATATTTACATTACGGCCATCTTATGACTGTTATATGATATGTCAGTGACATCTGGCTTATTAAATTAaaagcctggtaccttttgatagctattatttgtgtgtttatcTGTCCTGTATGTTCACccaatttatttttattggaattCTGTCATCTAAAGTTgccattttaatgttaaatttaacattgccataaagtgGGAGAATTggttagccacaaaaccaggttcaacccaccattttttctaaaaatgtcctgtaccaagtcagaaaatgatcattgttatattatagttcgtttctgtgtgtgttgcatttttttgttgtgtttcttttgtgacGCGAGttgtattaacaaaaaaaaaaaaaaaaaaaaattaaaatcttcaaacaaaaatagaaataacaaCCCGACAGTATCATATATAATgatcaataaaaagaaaaaagaaacgactacaaaatgaaaataacctaTAAAACAGTACAAAGGAAAACACTAATCATAAACAGAGGGATTACCTTAAGAAATGCAAAAGAGTAAGAAATAGCTGTTAAAAATCAATCATAAACAGAGGATTAGGATTACACGAGAATATGCAAGAGTAAGACAGTGTTATTCAACTAGTAAAACCCTTCTTTTCGCTGAGGGTAAGTACACAATCGGTGGGGGATAGAGGATTGATTTGTGTTGTACGTTTCGGCTTTATAATAATTATTGCTCGTTTTTCTCAAAACAGTTGTTTCTATGATTTTTCAAGACGCATGATCCACACGCTTCTGAAACTTACAGCTATCGCGAAGGTATTTGAGAATACAAATGATAAATCTCCCtcattttatttcaatcaatgGTTGAATAGGGTTCCTAAAAATAAATAGGATACGTCAACATTAAATTTTCTGAAACCAACGAGCAATGTAGTAAGGGTTTAAACTgggtcaattttattttttaccacctcatttgtttatataaacaatacattttttgCCACTTCCAAGTTTTGCTTGCCTACAAAAATAAACCTAATTTTAGTTTAAATTTTTccttctttcgaaaaagaaataatcattttGTCACATTGTTGTTTTTTATAATTCTTGATATCTATTATCTAATCTCCTTTGTAATGAATACACACTTAATCAATAATGAACATTTACTTACAAAAAATGTGAAACTGCTAAAATAGATCATgaaatcatcaattttttttttcgatttttaccGGGTAACACGACATTTATCTACAATAGGTTTATCAGATACCTCCGTCTTGTTGGAGGATAAAGACtgaagtcatttttttttcttttgaatgtttttcttcTTAACAAAAGTTTTCTTTTCCGGACCATCgttaaaaagaaaacttttaagTAAAACTATGCATCAAAACATTTGCGTTGctgataataaaacaattgtcatTACTCACTTCAAAACAATAACTTCCTGAAGTTTATAGGATAAACTTAagtatgatttttctaatttaatcAGCTGATTCTTGACTTTCTTTCAAAGTCAcaacgagttcaaggtgaatcTCAGTATTGTCTGATCAGGCAGAGAGTCCGAAAGTAGAACTATGACTTTCTTTCGTCAAACACAAATTTTAATCAccacaatttatattttttttcgcaAAACTCAAAATTTCCAGCGGAAATTCTGAAAGTAGTGCTGTACTTCTAAAGGCCCTAGCTACATGTTTTCCACTAAGGATATGCGTGATGGCATTTTGGAGTGTATATGAGATTTAACATCTCTTTCTAACCTGCATTTCTCAAAAGATTTCCAATCAAACCAAGACATCTAATACCTGTGTCGAATGGTCCTTATCATTGCACAACAGCCTTGAGGATGCTTCTGTGTTTCATTTGTCAATAATTTGTCCAATAGTACGTTTGAATAACAGTGCAAGGTGTGAATGTGGAATAAATGCAGGACATGTTCTACATGTTtccataaaatgaaataaattacatttttttaatgtgcAGTAACTAAATCGATAAATAAAAATTACCTGGATGATCTTGAATTGTATTTTCTATCAACCCTATAAAATTTCCTGACGAAAACAGAACACATAATTCATTCGACGGCAAGCACAAGCACATATAAAATGgcccaaaaaaaaattttggaagATCACGTTCTCTTGGAATGGTAACCGTTACAGAAAATGGctgaataataaaatattgtatatgaTTAATTAATTTCGAAACATTtgtcaaacattttaaaactctTTGTTGGGTTCAAAAgatttagaatataaaaaataaatatcaaaacaacCTACATAATTCTACATGGATTAACACTGTTTTATTGCTTATCATGATTGGTTGTGAACATATATGTATCTGGACAATCACCATAATGTTGAATTTTGGCCAAAAtgattagaaaagaaaaaaaataaggtttGTCGTTAGATTTTTTTCCGTTTGGCGTATACCCACAATTTCACTAGAGTATTGCTGtctatttattttctatttatcttACCTAAAGTATTTTTGTCTAGAATCTTCTTTTCTGATTTCAGCAAATTTTCTGAATTATGCTTactgttttgggttttttttacttcaaaaatgatattgatttttatcatttcaatCAGATACGTCTTCCAATTGTTAAAGAATACATACCTGATGTTTTTCTAATTGCTGTTTTAATATTTGACGTTCACGTTTGCTTGGCAGAGATATGTTTAGCTGCATAGTACAATATTGAATACGATTAATAAACTTTCAATACCATGTTATAAATAAAAGTTGTCAaacattataaaatttatataatgcaAAAATTTACCATATGAAATTGACCACATAGGGCTGCATTACATGTACACGGAGTAATTTTACCATGATGGAGTTAAAACATCTATTAATCAGAACAaacttcatttttgttttcatatatgaGTACCCTCACATCTTCATTAAATCATCGTCTTTTCTATGTTCAATGTCttattattgatttatatttttgtatttttgctagAAAGGTttgtttctttgtgtgttacattttattgttgtgtttttgttgtgtcgtagGTCTCCATTTATATTtgatgcatttccctcagtttcagtttgtaacccggatttgtttttttttcgcaattgatttattaatttcgaacagcggtatactactgttgtctttatctaaaaaaatattaacaacatTTGTTCTTTAAATTGAATTCTAACGGTTTTtagtatttcaaatttaaaaatttgttgATAGTTATTTACTGAATCTAATTCGTGTTCTTATTGCCATGAAAAAAAATTTGGCCAACCTCTGTCTCCCATTCCGTCTCTAATTGTTCCTCACTGTAGTCACAAATCAGCCATCCTGGTGTTACAATCCCACTTAAGACCATCAGAAAGCCAGCAATACATGTCCCAATAGCAATTTGTCTCAATTTCTCCATTCTTAAATCGAGTTTGAGGGAATTAACCGGactaaaacaaaaaagaataatACTTTTAATATCAGATAAATCTACGACATATGGTTATTTCTAAACACCAATAGGTGAAATCATATAATTTACACATCCGGATGGGTGTTAAATCTTTCTTTTACAATCAGAAGAAATTAGTTTCCTCTTgcctttctaaattttttttgaAGAATGCCATCCAATGCTGAGATATAAAAATGGCACGTGTAGATGCAATGTTTATGCTGTAGCTTTAGtttaccttttgttagctattatttgtgtgtttctctgtcctatattttctccaatttatttgtattgtattcctgtcatgtaatgttgtcattttaatgttatatatttaacatgaCCATTttagcgggaggtttggcatgccacaaaactaggttcaacccaccatgtttttctttaaaatgtcctgtacaaagtcagggaaatggccattgttataatatagctcgtttctgtgtgtgttacattttaatgttgtgtttctgttgtgtcgtagtattcttatatttgatgcgtcccctcagttttagtttgtaacccggatctgtttttttctcaatcgatttatgaatttcaaatagCGGTatcttttgataactatttacaccactggatcgatgccactgctggtggacgtttcctcctcgagggtttcaccagcccagtagtcaacacttcggtgttgacatgaatatcaataatgtgggtcatttttataaatttcctgtatacaaaactttgaactttttgaaaaactaaggattttcttatcccaggcatagattaccttatccttttttggcacaattttttggaattttggatcctcaatgctcttcaactttgtatttgtttggctttataacttctttgatatgagcgtcactgacgagtcttatgtagacgaaacgcgcgtctggcgtactaaattataatcctggtaccttttgataactatttattggTTTTTTATTGATAACTAAAGATAGAAACTTCTAATGAAACGTGAAATTTATTGAATTTAACGAGGATGGCCGCAAAGGATAATTTTAACTCGGCTATCCTCAGAATATAAGTTCATTTGTAGTTTAACTGATGTTTTGTAATTGAGACTCTTGGATTAAAGCTGTAAATCTCAAAGAAAATAGGAACAGTACAACGTAATTTATTGTGTATTtcgatattttaaaatatcttctAAATTGAACACATCGGTTGTTTCTCAATAATTTGATTGTGTATAGGACATCTTAATCATCGTTTATATCTAGATCCAGGACTTCTTTCACAAAAATCTTACACActtaattaaaacatttgtaattatcaataatttaaaattaaaattagtcaaaagtaaaatattaaaaatatcgaACTTCAAGAAAAACTgaaatcggaaagtccattatcacagGTCAAAATCAAAACCTAAAATACATCAGACAAATGAAAACGACTATTTTATTACCTGATTTAGAACAGGCGttttcttacgtagaaaatggtggatcaaaccttATTTTAAAGGTAGctaatatttatcaaaagttCCAAGGttttaatttaatacgccagacgcgcgtttcgtctacatgacactcatcagtgactctcagatcaaCAAAGTTATACAGCcaataaaattaaaagttcagcattaatgaggacccaaaattccataaAGTGGTGCCAAATTCGACTAAGATAATATATTCTTGGGATAAGAAATACCAAGCGTTGTGAAAGATTGTTTTAAaatgataagatataaataaaggaacgtaaaaaacagaaacaaatgaaAGGTATGTGTGCATGTttgatataagccattgaaatttggCAGGAAACGCTTTGCTCTAATGATGACATACTTTTATTATTaacctttttgttttgtttcaaaaactatgaaaaataacaaggatttcacaAGAGTTTCAAAattatggcttttaaactttatgtgataaaaaaatgaaaataaaaaagaggtTGCATGTTGCGGGACTTTTTAAtggcaatacatggataaaatcaGAAAATTCCGAACATCtggcaaaacaaaaacaaaaaatcaaaaccaaaCAAAAGGAGCCATGCTCAAAACGCATAACGGCAACAAAAAGACGATTTCGGTATATATTTGCACTCTTTAAGATATCGTTAAGCACCATTTAAGAAGATCTCGCGTAGCGGAGCAAGAGgtgatatgtatatataatatttgcattaaacATCATGTACTGTGTCAAATAGAACAAAGCcgaaaaaataaatttaccttGACTACCGTAATCTATGTTCATATAGTATTTCTGATGCCTTgctttcctcttatatttgatgttttccctcagttttagtttgtaaccggaTTTGTtctctctcaattgatttatgacagTCGAatagcggtttactactgttgcctttatttacgaatGGGATCAAACAGCAATATAAAACTTGAAATAATAACATGCTTGTATTTGTAAAACGCAGACCTgcattagaaaaattgaaaattaccAGATACAGTATCGACATTGTTGAtatttatgcccgcgtcacactgtcccgatttttatatacgatggacacccgaatgcgaaaattgtaagttcgtacgaagttggtcccgatctcgttaaaatactaaaaagtggccgaagcaagtacgatgaataacgaagtctatacgatggtgccgaaattatatacgatagcaaaagatggacatacgaaggttaaccgaagacgggtatttaagcttcatatatcagccgaagcctacacgatggatcacgaaggctacacgatggattacgaaggctacacgatggattacgatgatggcgcgatgaccatacgatgtctaaaagacgtcgtgtacagcttacgatgcatttgaataaactcatcatagataccaggactaaattttgtatatacgccagacgcgcgtttcgtctacaaaagactcatcagtgacgctcgaatcaaaaaaagataaatggccaaataaagttgaagagcattgaggaccaaaattcctaaaagtttgtccaaatccagctaaggtaatctatgcctgaggtagaaaagccttagtatttcaaaaattatatgccgaagggatcacgcgttttaaattgtttgatcgatattgaatatatattatattgtacatttacttTCTGGTTTAGTCATAAGATGGAAGACCGTGGGTttgaagggtaaaacttgactcTGAGTCTCTGCATATAATGCCAGCAGAATCAGGGAGAAggagaatatcttaagcgctattgacattaaagttcaaaggtcaaggtcacagtggcagttgtaatacaaggcaatatcacccttgtggacactctaaaaccaatatgcttcaagagattttaaccacatttggtatattgttcctccttgtaatgatctgacattttttacgttcaaggccaaaggtcaaggtcatgcagatggacttgttttttctccttgaaatagcataatacacaggaaattggttgctcattttttacatgctggttctaaagacaatattaaaggtatttccagttactgaatgatatgtttgatttctaaaaaaatagtttatgtatcaaatatgcatattcaatttaccattgtCTGCATGTGTCAAATACatatatagtg contains:
- the LOC139516582 gene encoding uncharacterized protein, which produces MEKLRQIAIGTCIAGFLMVLSGIVTPGWLICDYSEEQLETEWETELNISLPSKRERQILKQQLEKHQPFSVTVTIPRERDLPKFFFGPFYMCLCLPSNELCVLFSSGNFIGLIENTIQDHPDSNLKTTMGFLHISIKTLLDRYTALTVVCTLDLILSFVSLVLILVYNCKRYPRKRLGVICSISMILSGTTTFLFTLIYLIMYGRYTNSLTVQPFTGAFDFSFPYSPVLCIFGSIVYFVCASILIKLTIQSKGQFNYEMMVIDISEGGSTYIAKT